The Montipora foliosa isolate CH-2021 chromosome 10, ASM3666993v2, whole genome shotgun sequence genomic sequence TGTTTGCTCTCTTAAATCTACAGtcccttttaatttttttttttatttgcacaTTTTTATAAGCTGGTGACGTTGATGTTTCAGATAAAAGCTGTCAAAGCTTCCGTTGCGACCATTTCCGTGCCGTTACTGCAAATTAACATCGAGATGGTAAAGCTGGCAAAACTCCAATCAAAATTGTAAGTAATGTTATGGACTCAAACAGACGTTATAAGCACGATCACAATGTGGCAGCCGCAACATCCAGAGGTTTTTTCAGTATCCCGGAACTCGGGACAGACAACGAATTGACCTTAATTGAATTGCTGAATTAAATTTCCTCTCCGAATAATTTTGCAGCCTCTGAGAAATGGATAAAAGCTTTGTAGACCAATAAATGTCCGAGCACAAAAGGCTTACGATACTCAGTAGACCATTCTCTTGATTTAAAACGCTCTTCGATTAATTGTTGAGGTAATATGTCAAAAATGTTCTGAgtttcattgcttttcttattgGTTGGATAAAACGTCTCGTGGCACATTTGTAGCCAATCAGAGGCTAAAGCGAAAGTAGTCGTGACACATTTGTAGCCATTTGTAGCTAACCGTCGGCTACTTAAGTTGGTCTGCGTTATGATTGGTTATCAGTCTTCACACGAGACTTATCTGTACCCCGGAGCACCTTCATCGACACCTTGAAGCGTGACAGTGGCCTGCAGTCAATAAGCGAGATTCGATTCCCGAGGAGACTCGACTTGATGATGATGTACCCAAGACTCACATTGAGATATTTCAGGAATCCGTTGATTATTGCTGTTTGCGCTTTCGTGTTTCACCCCTGATAAGTTTTTTGGCAACACTCGGTTGTTAAGTTTGACATAAGgttttcaaacaaaacaaagttttgGGATTTTAAAATGGGGTTAGTTCATGCTAAAGTGCATCAGAATGTCACAAAAGACTCCATGTGACACCAGCGAGAAAGACTGGGATGGAGACTCATAAGTATCCACTCGACTGCACACAGTCCCGTGATTTCAGTGACATCACATATTTTTCGCTGCTTGGCTTCATCATGGAAGTGCAACAGCTTTTCAAGAATCTTAAAAAGGAAGCAGAATGCCCATTGTGCATAGAGACAGTCAAAAATCCCAAGACATTACCGTGTCTTCACTCATTCTGCCTGGAGTGTCTCGACAGACATGCAAACTTCGCAAGGAGACAGCTAAAAGCGACAATCGAATGTCCGGTTTGCCAGACTTCATTCCAAATTCCCGAAACAGACACCTTCGACAAGTTGCCTTCATCGTTTCATCTCAACCGATTGGTGGATGTTCTCGCTCTAGAAGATGGCAGCGTACAGTCTCAGAGATGTAACAGCTGCGACGAGAACAACACGGCAAAATGTTACTGTTTCGTGTGCCAGAACTTTCTGTGTGCATCTTGTTTTGAATCCCACCAACGCTTGAAGGCCACAAGGAGTCACCGCAATGTTTTGATCGACAAACTACGAGCACAAGATGTGCAAGATTTGATCCACAGACCCGTGATGTGTTCACGGCAATATCATGAAGATCAACCCCTGGAATTTTATTGCGAAGACTGTAAAGTTCTGATTTGCCTTAAGTGCAGTTTGGTGAGACATAATCAACACACCATGACAGAAACTCAGAAAGctgcacaagaacaaaagatgcaGATGGCCGACGCTGTGGCCAAAGTGAAAGCGGAAATTGTCAGGTATGAGAgtgaaattaagaaacaaactgaccttaaaaagaaaagcaaaattgaaattttgaacgaagaaaagaaaatgacagacACTGTGGAAAAATTGATTCGTGATTTGCGAGAACACGAGAGGAAAATGAAGGACAAATTTCGCGAAATTTATGAAGCGGAACAAAAACATCACACAACGCGACTGGAAAACTTCGAGCTGGTTCTCACCCAACTGAAAAACTGCGTTGAGCAAGGTCAGACTATCGTGGAAAGAAACTTGAGCTTCGAAATTCTACAAACAAATTACGCCATCCTCGGACGCTGCAGCGAACTGTTAAATGCAAAACCTGATCTCTACAGGTCGCCACATTTATATTACTTTGTGGAAAAGAAATTTGATCTTATGGATCGAGTAGTTGTCACCAAGACTGATCCCTCGAAGTGCTTAGCTGAAGGTCAAGACAGCAAGgaagtaaaagaaagaaaggagacATATTTTGTAATTGTTACAAAGGATTCAGAGGGATTGCAATGTTATCAACAAGATGATAAAATCAGAGTCGACATATTGACTCCAGAAGGTGATCAAGTGAAAATAGACATTAAGGACACGAAAGACGGCCAGTACACAGTGACATACACACCACAGTGTACCGGACAACATAGAATAGAGATCCTCATGAATGGGCACCCGCTGACTGGTAGTCCTTGGATTGTGCAGGTTCATCAGCATCAGTATCAATTTGCCTTTCAGTTTGGATCAGCAGGGGAGGAAAGAGGAGAATTTTTTGGCATTGGCGATATTGCTGTCAGTCCGAAAACGGGAACGATTGCTGTTGTAGATTGGCTGATTGAAAGAATTCAACTGTTTAGCTCTGTAGGAAAGTTTCGAAGGGAGATAAGCCTTGCCCGTCACGGTGAGCCTTCGTCCTTTGCATTTACAGTCTCTGGTGATCTGCTAACTTTATTTCCGAGCAGCCGCAATAAGCTTTGTCTGTTCAGTGAGAAAGGTCAGTTCATCAAACACATCAATGATGAACATCTTGAAAAAGCAAATTGCGTTTCTATTCCGAGTGATGGTCGTATAATCATAACTGACAGATCCTTCAACAAAATCAAGGTCCTCTCCCCTGACGGGAATGACTTGCTCCAGTCTTTCAGCGCCCCAGACTGTGATGTATTTCCATCCTACGCTATTTGTCACCAGGAgaaattctttgtttcttatCTCTTTGCTAATTGTGTGAAGGTATTTGACAAAACAGGGGTGTATTTACATGACATTGGCTGTGAGGGGTCCAATGATGGCCAGTTTGATGGTCCTGGCCGATTAGTTATTGACAAATACAACCGACTGATTGTGTGTgatgcaaaaaacaaaagactgcAACTCTTCACCCTGGGCGGCAAGTTTTTGAGTAAAATAAAGGGACAGCAATTGGAAAATGGCTCTCCTTCTGTTGTTGCTATAAATAATGATGGCAGTCTCTTTGTAGGCGATGATGTAAGTAGATGCATTTATGTTTTGCATTGgtagaaataaataaacgatAAAGAAAAACTGACTCCACCTCTGTTTTCTCCGTCTGAGTGCTAGCCTTGAGAAATACTGACTGCAGTTGACATTCTGGCTCATTTTCGTCGAATAAATTGAAATGACTCTGGATTGTCATTTGAAACTGCACTTGTCTCGTTAATTCCTTTATTGGCATTTTTCATTGGcattagccaatgaaaaatcatcctaaaaaaaaatcagcaagtATAGAAtaatatcctcactgcatactcATTACCTCATCGCATAAGGTTAAGTTATGGGAAGATTTCGCTCCTGTCCTCACCATTACGACCTAAACGATCAAAACTCCCAATGCCCCAAAGAATCGCCACAACAAAAGACAAGACAGGAGCACTATTCTTTATTTCCTCCCATTACTCAGAAGCCTTCTAAATCGCTACCCCTGCCCATGACTATCATTACTCTAGGCCAGCCGATACACCAGCCCCATAGTATTACAAGAAAaccatcagaaacccataactAGAAGATACACTGGTGGTTGCTAGGATAAGAAATCGGAGTCCGAACAAGGCACTCGGTACTCGAGAGGAGTCGCTTAGTGATAGAGGGGGAACCAGCTATAGTAGGCATTTTATTGTAATGGCTAACAATATCGCCGTTCCTCCAACCTACGTAGCGAGAAATCTCATCCGAAGAGCAACCCATCATATTAAGGGAATTTGAAAGGCCAAGCCTAAGGCTGTGGGGGGTCTCCCCACAATCTATCTTAGCCCCTGTGAGGTATTTGCGCAGTCGGTTATTATTCAAGAAAAGGCTTTGAGCTTATAACTTTACGGCGGTCAGTAGTCCTAAACATGTACCCGCCAGCTATTTCGATGGAAAGAAGGTGACAAACAGACAAATAATATTCAATCCAGGAAACAGGACA encodes the following:
- the LOC137973485 gene encoding E3 ubiquitin-protein ligase TRIM71-like, coding for MEVQQLFKNLKKEAECPLCIETVKNPKTLPCLHSFCLECLDRHANFARRQLKATIECPVCQTSFQIPETDTFDKLPSSFHLNRLVDVLALEDGSVQSQRCNSCDENNTAKCYCFVCQNFLCASCFESHQRLKATRSHRNVLIDKLRAQDVQDLIHRPVMCSRQYHEDQPLEFYCEDCKVLICLKCSLVRHNQHTMTETQKAAQEQKMQMADAVAKVKAEIVRYESEIKKQTDLKKKSKIEILNEEKKMTDTVEKLIRDLREHERKMKDKFREIYEAEQKHHTTRLENFELVLTQLKNCVEQGQTIVERNLSFEILQTNYAILGRCSELLNAKPDLYRSPHLYYFVEKKFDLMDRVVVTKTDPSKCLAEGQDSKEVKERKETYFVIVTKDSEGLQCYQQDDKIRVDILTPEGDQVKIDIKDTKDGQYTVTYTPQCTGQHRIEILMNGHPLTGSPWIVQVHQHQYQFAFQFGSAGEERGEFFGIGDIAVSPKTGTIAVVDWLIERIQLFSSVGKFRREISLARHGEPSSFAFTVSGDLLTLFPSSRNKLCLFSEKGQFIKHINDEHLEKANCVSIPSDGRIIITDRSFNKIKVLSPDGNDLLQSFSAPDCDVFPSYAICHQEKFFVSYLFANCVKVFDKTGVYLHDIGCEGSNDGQFDGPGRLVIDKYNRLIVCDAKNKRLQLFTLGGKFLSKIKGQQLENGSPSVVAINNDGSLFVGDDVSRCIYVLHW